ACCAAACCTTATGATGTCCGTAATGTAATCAAGGCTATTGTTGATGATTCCGACTTCCTCGAGGTTCAGGAATATTGGGCAACTAACGTTGTAATTGGTTTTGCCAGAATTAACGGTGAAACTGTGGGATTTGTCTGCAACCAGCCTCTGGTTTTGGCCGGTGTGCTTGATGTGGATTCATCCGACAAAGCAGCACGTTTTATCCGTTTCTGCGATGCCTTCAACATTCCTATTGTTACCCTGGTTGACTTGCCCGGTTATCTGCCTGGTATCGATCAGGAACATGCCGGTGTGATCCGCCACGGGGCAAAATTGCTTTATGCTTACAGCGAAGCTACTGTTCCCAAGATCACCCTTATCCTTCGGAAAGCTTATGGAGGCGGTTATATCGCCATGAGTTCACGCCACCTGCGTGCAGATTTCGTATTTGCTTGGCCTGATGCAGAAATTGCCGTGATGGGCCCTGAAGGTGCTGCCAATATTATCTTTAAGAAAGATATCGCTGCTGCTCCAAATCCAGAAGAAGTACGTCAGCAAAAAATCCAGGAGTATAAGGATAAATTTGCAAATCCTTATGTTGCTGCAGCAAAAGGATATATTGACTCGGTAATCACTCCGCAGGAAACCAGAAATCTGATGATTCACTGTCTTGATATTTCGGTCAACAAAGATATCGAGAACACTGTTCCATACAAAAAACATGGTTTGCCTCCATTTTAATGCCGGCTGATTGATAAATTAATTTTTAAAATTATTAAGTATGATTGAATCAAATCAAAAAACCGGGATTTTAAATATTGATGGCACACTTTACGAAACCAATCTGACAAAAAAATATCTGGAAAGGAAACCCTGGACTGAACCCGATAAGCGCCAGTACGTTTCACATATTCCGGGCACCGTCGTTCAGATTATGGTGAAAGAAGGCCAACAGGTGAAGAAAGGTACGCCAATGATTATTCTCGAAGCCATGAAAATGAACAATATCGCCCTGGTACCTATAGACGGAACCGTAAAAAAGATATATGTCACGGAAGGACAGAAAATCCCTAAAGGAACATTAATGATAGAATTCGAATAGATTATTCATTAATAAAAAAAGTAAAAGCTTTGCACCCATTCAGGTAGCAAAGCTTTTTTTATTCTTCAGATATAAAACCCGACCTTTCTTTCCACAAAAAGCAACCGGGAAAAGCCTGGTCTATATTTTCAACGGCCGATTCGAAAATACCATATACCGACGACCCGCTTCCTGACATAGCCGCATAAATAGCACCCGATTCATATAATTTATTTTTTATCACTTTAATTTCAGGAAATTGTTTGAAAATATTTTCCTCAAAATCGTTTGCGACGTTTTGTTTCCACTCTTCTACCGGATGGTAAAATAATTCATGAAGCGATTTCTCTGGTTTATGAGGGATTATTCCCGCATAAGCCCCTGCTGTATTCACCGGGATATCTGGTTTTACAACAACCAGGTGATAACCGGCCAGGCGATAAGGTACAGTTTTCAACAATTCCCCTTTGCCCTGGGCATAAGCAGGAAATCCTTCAACAAAAAAGGCACAATCACTGCCCAACTGAGTAGCATATTGCTTTAAACGTTCCACCGGCAAGTTCAGGTTAAATAACTCATTGATTGCTTTCAAGGTGAAAGCGGCGTCAGAAGAGCCGCCCCCAAGCCCGGCGCCAAAAGGGACTATCTTGTGCAGGTGCATCTTTACTGCCGGCAGGTCAAAATCTTTTTGCAACAGGGAATAAGCCCTCAGGCACAGGTTTTTCTCTGCCGGACAATCCACAGGAATGCCCGTCTGAACAAATTGAACCTGTTCTCTGATCTCTGTATCCTTATTCTCGACAACCTCCAGAAGATCGCATAAACGAAGGGGATAAAATATTGTTTCAATGTTATGAAAACCGTCAGAACGCTTTTCAACAATATTTAAACCTATATTTATTTTAGAATTGGGGAAACTCAGCATACAAAAATTGTTTGTCTTCAGCCTCACTCAATCAGCCAAAAGTATTCAACAAAAATAATAAAAAAGCCTTAATATTGGTTTTTTAACACTTTCACCCACAATAAGGCCTGATTTTCCTATTGATTACTAATATCGTCCGTATAAGCGCCATAGAGATACAGGGCGCCATAACTCCAATTACTTCCTTTCACTTCAGGAAAGTTTGGACGGTCCATTGTCAGCAGCATGTATCGATAAGGGAAACCTGCAGGCAGGGAAATGATATTTGCCCAAATTCGTCCCGGAGCTCCCGGCCAATGTGGGGGAAGATCAAATTTAAGCTCACCCAGGGCTGTAAGTTCAGGATAAGAATAAACCCGCATGGGCCCATTGCCCCCAATAAAAGCATAGCGCTTCCCCCCTATCTTTTGAATAACAGTGCCTGTGGAATTATAGGGCACCGGACCTCCAATTTTGGTGAATTTTCCATTCCACTGATTTGACTCAAAAATTGAAGCACGGATATTTTTCTCGACAAAGGAACTGGTAAGCAAGCGCCATTTTTTCACCGAACTATCATAAATAATGCAAGGATCTTCATTGCTGCCCGGAACATTTTCATTGGTCACCACCTTAGCCTTCATAACGGAAAAGCCATGGCGTGGATCGTGCGAAGAAGTCGCTGTAACAAGCCCCGAAGCTCCCCGTCCTTCGCGTCCGGCCACACCTCCAAAATCGCAGGTATATGCC
Above is a window of Bacteroidota bacterium DNA encoding:
- a CDS encoding carboxyl transferase domain-containing protein, producing TKPYDVRNVIKAIVDDSDFLEVQEYWATNVVIGFARINGETVGFVCNQPLVLAGVLDVDSSDKAARFIRFCDAFNIPIVTLVDLPGYLPGIDQEHAGVIRHGAKLLYAYSEATVPKITLILRKAYGGGYIAMSSRHLRADFVFAWPDAEIAVMGPEGAANIIFKKDIAAAPNPEEVRQQKIQEYKDKFANPYVAAAKGYIDSVITPQETRNLMIHCLDISVNKDIENTVPYKKHGLPPF
- a CDS encoding acetyl-CoA carboxylase biotin carboxyl carrier protein subunit: MIESNQKTGILNIDGTLYETNLTKKYLERKPWTEPDKRQYVSHIPGTVVQIMVKEGQQVKKGTPMIILEAMKMNNIALVPIDGTVKKIYVTEGQKIPKGTLMIEFE
- the ispE gene encoding 4-(cytidine 5'-diphospho)-2-C-methyl-D-erythritol kinase, giving the protein MLSFPNSKINIGLNIVEKRSDGFHNIETIFYPLRLCDLLEVVENKDTEIREQVQFVQTGIPVDCPAEKNLCLRAYSLLQKDFDLPAVKMHLHKIVPFGAGLGGGSSDAAFTLKAINELFNLNLPVERLKQYATQLGSDCAFFVEGFPAYAQGKGELLKTVPYRLAGYHLVVVKPDIPVNTAGAYAGIIPHKPEKSLHELFYHPVEEWKQNVANDFEENIFKQFPEIKVIKNKLYESGAIYAAMSGSGSSVYGIFESAVENIDQAFPGCFLWKERSGFISEE